In Fusobacterium canifelinum, a genomic segment contains:
- a CDS encoding winged helix-turn-helix transcriptional regulator, which translates to MLKKDLPACPVELTLLLISNKWKVLIIRDLLDGTKRFSELKKSINNISQKVLTSNLREMEENDLLTRKVYPEVPPRVEYTLTDIGYSLKTLLDNMDKWGTWYRNEVI; encoded by the coding sequence ATGTTAAAAAAAGATTTACCAGCTTGCCCTGTCGAATTAACATTACTTTTAATTTCAAATAAATGGAAAGTTTTAATTATAAGAGATTTATTAGATGGAACGAAAAGATTTAGTGAGTTAAAAAAGTCAATAAATAATATTTCACAAAAAGTTTTAACTTCAAATTTGAGAGAAATGGAAGAAAACGATTTACTTACTAGAAAAGTTTATCCAGAAGTTCCACCAAGAGTTGAATATACACTAACTGATATTGGATATAGTTTGAAAACTCTTTTAGATAATATGGATAAATGGGGTACATGGTATAGAAATGAAGTAATTTAA
- a CDS encoding NAD(P)-dependent oxidoreductase, giving the protein MKIAVLAANGKVGSLIVKEAVDRGNDVTAIARDENKTVAKKFLKKDILDLTENDLKDFDVVITAFGAWTEDTLPLHKTTLEHLSNILANKNTRLLVVGGAGSLYTDDSLKTQLFETSDFPADYMPVAINMAKGLEVLRKRNDVKWTYVSPAAEFGYEWERKGEYQLAGEVFTVNAEGKSEISYADYAIAMVDEAEKGNHINQRISVLWK; this is encoded by the coding sequence ATGAAAATAGCGGTTTTAGCAGCAAATGGAAAAGTAGGAAGTTTAATAGTTAAAGAAGCAGTTGATAGAGGAAATGATGTTACTGCAATAGCTCGTGATGAAAATAAAACAGTGGCTAAGAAATTTTTAAAGAAAGATATTTTAGATTTAACTGAAAATGATTTAAAAGATTTTGATGTTGTAATAACAGCTTTTGGAGCTTGGACAGAAGATACTTTACCTTTACATAAAACAACATTAGAACATTTATCAAATATTTTAGCCAATAAAAATACTCGTCTTTTAGTAGTTGGTGGAGCAGGAAGCTTATATACTGATGACAGTTTAAAAACTCAATTATTTGAAACTTCTGATTTCCCAGCTGATTATATGCCAGTTGCAATTAATATGGCAAAAGGATTAGAAGTTTTAAGAAAAAGAAATGATGTTAAATGGACTTATGTTAGCCCAGCAGCAGAATTTGGATATGAATGGGAAAGAAAAGGAGAATATCAATTAGCTGGGGAAGTATTTACAGTAAATGCTGAAGGAAAAAGTGAAATTAGTTATGCTGACTATGCAATAGCTATGGTTGATGAAGCTGAAAAAGGAAATCATATAAATCAAAGAATTTCAGTCCTTTGGAAATAA
- a CDS encoding SemiSWEET family transporter, with product MTEKQAKIIGWLGTTLAILMYVSYIPQIIGNLNGNKTSFIQPLVAAINCIVWVCYGLFKKDRDLPLVFANLPGIIFGLIAAFTAI from the coding sequence ATGACTGAAAAACAAGCAAAAATAATAGGTTGGCTTGGAACAACATTAGCAATTTTAATGTATGTTTCATATATTCCACAAATAATAGGAAATTTAAATGGAAATAAAACTTCTTTTATTCAACCTTTAGTTGCCGCAATTAACTGCATAGTATGGGTTTGTTACGGCTTATTCAAAAAGGATAGAGACTTACCATTGGTTTTTGCTAATTTACCTGGAATTATTTTTGGATTAATTGCTGCATTTACAGCAATTTAA
- the carS gene encoding coaggregation-regulating histidine kinase CarS, giving the protein MFLKKMSRPLSKIPVSIRVTVWFTAVIIFLFSIVLSSAILLEDRYINDSSTEELVSAVEKIYEDPDEFENFDDGIYYIKYNENNEIIAGKIPKDFDLTLAFSIEDINTYQIENKKFLYYDTRLKNTGDWIRGIYPLSRFQNDISKMWDIVFYYIAPLFIAFVAFVGYKIVKNAFKPVKKISETALEIKKSKNFSRRIELDHSEDEIHKMASTFNEMLDTVEEVFIHEKQFSSDVSHELRTPITVILAQSDYALDYVETLDEAKESFEVINRQAKKMTNLINQIMELSKMERQSEIEKEKINFSNIILQLLEDYKNLLENNNIELITNVEKDLRIYGNRLMLERLFINLFTNAMKFTKSTINVSLNRINKEVILQIKDDGVGIAKKDQKYIWDRFFQTSDSRNKDKNKGSGLGLSMVNRIVQLHSATIEVESEVGEGACFIVKFPI; this is encoded by the coding sequence ATGTTCTTAAAGAAGATGAGTAGACCACTTTCAAAAATTCCTGTAAGTATAAGAGTAACAGTTTGGTTTACTGCTGTTATCATATTTTTATTTAGTATAGTGCTATCATCAGCCATTCTTCTAGAAGATAGATATATAAATGATTCTAGTACAGAAGAACTTGTTAGTGCAGTGGAAAAAATTTATGAAGATCCTGATGAGTTTGAAAATTTTGATGATGGTATTTATTATATAAAATACAATGAAAATAATGAGATTATAGCAGGTAAAATTCCAAAAGATTTTGATTTGACTTTAGCATTTTCAATAGAAGATATTAACACATATCAAATAGAAAATAAAAAATTTTTATATTATGACACAAGATTAAAAAATACAGGAGATTGGATTAGAGGAATATATCCATTGAGCAGATTTCAAAATGATATATCAAAAATGTGGGATATAGTATTTTATTATATAGCTCCTTTATTTATAGCCTTTGTTGCTTTTGTAGGATATAAAATAGTTAAAAACGCATTTAAACCAGTTAAAAAAATATCAGAAACGGCATTAGAAATTAAGAAAAGTAAAAATTTTTCAAGAAGAATAGAATTAGATCACAGCGAAGATGAGATTCACAAAATGGCATCTACATTCAATGAAATGTTAGATACTGTAGAAGAGGTTTTTATTCATGAAAAGCAATTTAGCTCAGATGTATCTCATGAATTAAGAACACCAATAACAGTTATTTTAGCTCAAAGTGATTATGCTTTAGATTATGTAGAAACATTAGATGAAGCCAAAGAATCATTTGAGGTCATTAATAGACAAGCAAAAAAAATGACTAACTTAATAAATCAAATTATGGAACTTTCAAAAATGGAAAGACAGAGTGAGATAGAAAAAGAGAAAATAAATTTTTCAAATATAATTTTACAGTTATTAGAAGACTATAAGAATTTATTAGAAAATAACAATATAGAATTGATTACAAATGTTGAAAAAGATTTAAGAATATATGGAAATAGGCTTATGCTGGAAAGGTTATTTATAAATCTTTTTACAAATGCAATGAAATTTACTAAATCAACTATCAATGTTTCTTTAAATAGAATAAATAAAGAAGTTATACTTCAAATTAAGGATGATGGTGTTGGAATAGCAAAAAAAGACCAAAAGTATATTTGGGATAGATTTTTCCAAACAAGTGATTCTAGAAATAAAGATAAAAACAAAGGAAGTGGATTGGGGCTTTCAATGGTAAATAGAATAGTACAACTTCATTCTGCAACAATAGAAGTTGAAAGTGAAGTTGGAGAAGGTGCTTGTTTTATTGTAAAATTTCCAATATAA
- the carR gene encoding coaggregation response regulator transcription factor CarR translates to MKILVVEDEKDLNNIITKHLKKNNFSVDSVFDGEEALEYLNYGDYDVIILDVMMPKMNGYEVVKNLRANKNETAVLMLTARDGIDEKIKGLDLGADDYLVKPFDFRELIARIRALVRRKYGNISNELQIDDLIVDTSKKSVTRAGKNIELTGKEYEVLEYLIQNKGRVLSRDKIRDGVWDYAYEGESNIIDVLIKNIRKKIDLGDSKPIIHTKRGLGYVLKEDE, encoded by the coding sequence ATGAAAATTTTAGTAGTTGAAGATGAAAAAGATTTAAATAACATAATTACTAAACATTTAAAGAAAAATAATTTTAGTGTTGATAGTGTTTTTGATGGAGAAGAAGCGCTTGAATATTTAAATTATGGAGATTATGATGTAATAATACTGGATGTAATGATGCCCAAAATGAATGGTTATGAAGTAGTTAAAAATCTTAGAGCAAATAAAAATGAAACAGCAGTTTTAATGTTGACGGCAAGAGATGGAATAGATGAAAAAATAAAAGGTTTAGATTTAGGAGCAGATGACTATTTAGTTAAACCTTTTGATTTTAGAGAGCTTATAGCAAGAATTAGAGCTCTTGTGAGAAGAAAATATGGTAATATTTCAAATGAATTACAAATAGATGATTTAATAGTTGATACTTCAAAAAAATCTGTTACAAGAGCTGGAAAAAATATAGAGTTAACAGGAAAAGAATATGAAGTATTAGAATATTTAATTCAAAATAAAGGTCGTGTATTGAGTAGAGATAAAATTAGAGATGGTGTGTGGGATTATGCTTATGAAGGAGAATCAAATATTATAGATGTTTTAATAAAAAACATTCGTAAAAAAATTGACTTAGGAGATTCAAAGCCAATAATACATACAAAAAGAGGTTTAGGCTATGTTCTTAAAGAAGATGAGTAG
- a CDS encoding PepSY domain-containing protein — MKKIKNIGLLLFLTLSTLSFSYQINYDDVVDIVLRNYPQSRVTKIEISNYKGKAIYEGETFNKGQKIEFIIDANTGEVYKMEPNYDDEYNPSYNLPITFEQASRIALDNSFNGRVKSIELKNIDKKAYYTVEVRENKSEKEINIDANSGKVLNIKESM; from the coding sequence ATGAAAAAAATAAAAAATATAGGACTATTATTATTTTTGACATTATCAACTTTAAGTTTTTCTTATCAAATTAATTATGATGATGTGGTTGATATAGTTTTGAGAAATTATCCTCAATCAAGAGTCACAAAAATAGAAATATCTAATTATAAAGGTAAAGCTATATATGAAGGAGAAACTTTCAATAAAGGACAAAAAATAGAATTTATTATTGATGCAAATACAGGTGAAGTTTATAAAATGGAGCCTAATTATGATGATGAATATAATCCTAGTTACAATTTACCAATTACTTTTGAACAAGCAAGTAGAATAGCTTTAGATAATTCATTTAATGGAAGAGTAAAAAGTATAGAATTAAAAAATATAGATAAAAAAGCATATTATACAGTTGAAGTAAGAGAAAATAAATCTGAAAAAGAAATAAATATTGATGCTAATAGTGGAAAAGTTTTAAATATAAAGGAAAGTATGTAA
- a CDS encoding ABC transporter ATP-binding protein has product MNNIIMKLEDIDKFYMETGNKLHILKKLNLEVKRGEFVSILGKSGSGKSTLLNIMGLLDKIDGGKIWIDNKEVSSLNEVERNNIKNHFLGFVFQFHYLMSEFTALENVMIPALLNNFKNKSEIEKEAKELLEIVGLAERIKHKPNQLSGGEKQRVAIARAMINKPKLILADEPTGNLDEDTGELIFSLFRKINKEHNQSIVVVTHARDLSQVTDRQIYLKRGVLE; this is encoded by the coding sequence ATGAATAATATAATTATGAAATTAGAGGATATAGATAAATTCTATATGGAAACAGGAAATAAATTACATATTTTAAAAAAATTAAATTTAGAAGTTAAAAGAGGAGAATTTGTATCAATTTTAGGGAAGTCAGGTTCAGGGAAGTCAACTCTTTTAAATATAATGGGACTACTTGATAAAATAGATGGTGGTAAAATTTGGATAGATAATAAGGAAGTTTCTTCACTTAATGAGGTAGAAAGAAATAATATTAAAAATCATTTTTTAGGTTTTGTATTTCAGTTTCATTATTTGATGAGTGAGTTTACTGCACTTGAAAATGTTATGATACCTGCACTTTTAAATAATTTTAAAAATAAATCAGAAATAGAAAAAGAAGCGAAAGAATTATTAGAAATAGTTGGTTTAGCAGAAAGAATAAAACATAAGCCTAATCAATTATCAGGTGGAGAAAAACAAAGAGTTGCAATAGCAAGAGCTATGATTAATAAACCGAAACTTATTTTAGCAGATGAACCAACTGGAAATTTAGATGAAGATACAGGAGAACTTATATTTTCACTTTTTAGAAAAATAAATAAGGAACATAATCAGAGTATAGTTGTAGTAACTCATGCTAGAGATTTATCACAAGTTACAGATAGACAAATTTATTTAAAAAGAGGAGTTCTTGAATAA
- a CDS encoding ABC transporter permease: MIEFFIAKKQMFERKKQSILSIVGVFIGITVLIVSLGVSNGLDKNMINSILSLTSHITVYSPENISDYEEISKNIETLKGVKGVVPTIETQGIIKYEGLIEPYVSGVKVVGYDLEKAIETMKLDTYIIDGKIDLEDKKSVLIGNELAKATGASVGDKIKLITSEENDLEMNVAGIFQSGFYEYDINMVLIPLTTAQYITYSDNTVGRLSVRLDNPYDAQKIVFDVARKLPETYFIGTWGEQNKALLSALTLEKTIMLVVFSLIAIVAGFLIWITLNTLVREKTKDIGIMRAMGFSKKNIMLIFLIQGIILGIIGIILGIIVSLILLYYIKNYAVDLVSNIYYLKDIPIEISLKEIAIIVGANFIVILISSIFPAYRAARLENVEALRYE; encoded by the coding sequence ATGATAGAATTTTTTATAGCAAAAAAACAGATGTTTGAAAGAAAAAAACAAAGTATTTTATCCATTGTTGGAGTTTTCATAGGAATAACAGTTTTAATAGTTTCACTTGGTGTTTCAAATGGACTAGATAAAAATATGATAAATAGTATATTATCTTTAACTAGCCACATAACTGTATACTCACCAGAAAATATATCAGATTATGAAGAGATTTCAAAGAATATAGAAACATTAAAAGGTGTAAAAGGTGTTGTCCCTACAATAGAAACACAAGGGATTATAAAATATGAAGGTCTAATAGAGCCTTATGTTTCAGGAGTAAAAGTAGTTGGTTATGACTTAGAAAAAGCTATTGAAACAATGAAATTAGACACATATATAATTGATGGAAAAATAGACTTAGAAGATAAAAAGAGTGTTTTAATAGGAAATGAGTTGGCAAAAGCAACAGGAGCATCAGTTGGAGATAAAATAAAATTAATTACTTCTGAGGAAAATGATTTAGAAATGAATGTAGCTGGAATATTTCAAAGTGGTTTCTATGAATATGATATAAATATGGTTCTTATTCCACTTACTACTGCACAATATATAACATATAGCGATAATACTGTTGGTAGATTGTCAGTTAGATTAGATAATCCTTATGATGCTCAAAAAATCGTATTTGATGTAGCAAGAAAACTTCCTGAAACTTATTTTATAGGAACTTGGGGAGAACAAAATAAAGCTTTACTTTCAGCTTTAACTTTGGAAAAGACAATAATGCTTGTAGTATTTTCTCTTATAGCAATAGTTGCAGGTTTCTTGATATGGATAACTTTAAATACTCTTGTAAGAGAAAAGACAAAAGATATTGGAATTATGAGAGCAATGGGATTTTCTAAGAAAAATATTATGTTGATATTTTTAATACAAGGAATAATATTAGGAATAATAGGGATAATATTAGGAATAATTGTATCTTTAATTTTACTTTATTATATTAAAAACTATGCAGTGGATTTGGTATCTAATATTTATTATTTAAAGGATATTCCAATAGAAATTTCTTTAAAAGAAATAGCTATTATTGTAGGAGCAAATTTTATAGTAATTTTAATTTCTAGTATATTTCCTGCTTACAGAGCTGCTAGACTTGAAAATGTGGAGGCACTTAGATATGAATAA
- the pbpC gene encoding penicillin-binding protein 1C, translating to MLKNINFKKVIIFFITLFILLFIYLIKVYITYDPQKLVEEVNYSKVVLDRKGEILSVFLNNEEEFHIKYDGDVPETLKTAVINYEDKKFYSHSGVDYPRILKSFFNNMTGGKKMGASTISMQVVKLLEPKKRTYFNKLVEVVKAYKLESKFSKDEILKIYLNNVPYGSNIVGYSGAIKMYFNKEVKDLSYAEAALLAVLPNSPGILNLKKNNDKLETKRNRLLKTLLDRKLIDERQYKFSLLEKFPNKIYYYEKKAPQFSIFLKNKYPEKIIKSTLDYNLQKKLEKVVHDYSTAMKDVGINNAAVLVVNNKTKEVLAYVASQDFYDKRNNGEIDGLQAKRSPASLLKPFLFALSIDDGLIVPDSIYPDVPIYFGNFYPKNSTNTFTGMVKIDEALIKSLNIPFVKLLSDYGVDRFYYFLENNDNYPEDRFDKYGLSLILGTREMRPVDIAKLYMGLANYGKVSNLKYTLAEDKPREYQQFSRGASYLTLDTLSKVVRPGNENLYSEQRPISWKTGTSYGMKDAWSVGVSPDYTVLVWLGNFNQKSIFSLSGVETAGNLLFKVFNIVDINSKTFEKPIDDLKEIEIDEKTGYRKFYDVESKKVLYPKDAKLLRISPYYKKIFVDEDDMEIDSRSPNFDKRKEKIVIEYPIEVSNYFFVNGVRENKNVKIAYPVQNLNIFVPKDFDGYKKVSMKLYNPNNEYVYWYLDEDYVGYSNEKEKFFELDIGKHKLTIVTENGGREEVKFNINKR from the coding sequence ATGTTAAAAAATATTAATTTTAAGAAAGTGATTATTTTTTTCATAACTCTTTTTATATTGCTTTTTATTTATTTGATAAAAGTATATATAACTTATGACCCACAAAAATTAGTTGAAGAAGTGAATTATAGTAAGGTTGTTTTAGATAGAAAAGGGGAAATCTTATCAGTATTTTTAAATAATGAAGAAGAATTTCATATAAAATATGATGGTGATGTTCCTGAAACTCTTAAAACAGCAGTTATTAACTATGAAGATAAAAAGTTCTATTCACATTCTGGAGTAGATTATCCTAGAATATTAAAATCATTTTTTAATAATATGACAGGTGGAAAAAAGATGGGGGCAAGTACTATAAGCATGCAAGTTGTAAAGTTACTTGAGCCTAAAAAAAGAACATACTTTAATAAATTAGTGGAAGTTGTTAAAGCATACAAATTAGAAAGTAAATTTTCAAAAGATGAAATTTTAAAAATCTACTTAAATAATGTTCCCTATGGTTCAAATATAGTTGGCTATTCTGGGGCTATAAAGATGTATTTTAATAAAGAAGTAAAAGATTTAAGTTATGCCGAGGCAGCACTTTTAGCAGTTTTACCAAATTCACCTGGAATTTTAAATTTAAAAAAGAATAATGATAAACTTGAAACTAAAAGAAATAGACTTTTAAAGACTTTGTTGGATAGAAAATTAATAGATGAAAGACAGTATAAATTTAGTCTACTTGAAAAATTTCCTAATAAAATTTATTATTATGAGAAAAAAGCACCACAGTTTTCTATATTTTTGAAAAACAAATATCCTGAAAAAATTATTAAGTCAACTTTAGATTATAATTTACAGAAGAAATTAGAAAAAGTTGTTCATGATTATTCAACAGCAATGAAAGATGTTGGAATAAATAATGCAGCTGTCCTAGTAGTAAATAATAAAACTAAGGAAGTTCTTGCTTATGTTGCTTCACAAGATTTTTATGATAAAAGAAATAATGGAGAAATTGATGGTTTGCAAGCTAAAAGGTCTCCTGCCTCTCTTTTGAAGCCATTTCTTTTTGCCTTATCAATTGATGATGGACTTATAGTTCCAGATAGTATTTATCCTGATGTACCAATATATTTTGGGAATTTCTATCCCAAAAATTCAACTAATACTTTTACAGGTATGGTAAAAATAGATGAGGCACTTATAAAATCTTTAAATATACCTTTTGTTAAACTATTGTCAGATTATGGAGTGGATAGATTTTATTACTTCTTAGAAAATAATGACAATTATCCAGAAGATAGATTTGATAAGTATGGACTTTCTTTAATTTTGGGAACAAGAGAGATGAGACCTGTTGATATAGCAAAACTATATATGGGACTTGCAAATTATGGAAAGGTATCAAATTTAAAATATACTTTGGCAGAAGATAAACCAAGAGAATATCAACAGTTTTCTAGGGGAGCAAGTTATTTAACACTTGATACTTTATCTAAGGTTGTAAGACCAGGAAATGAAAACTTATATAGTGAACAAAGACCTATATCTTGGAAAACAGGTACAAGTTATGGAATGAAAGATGCTTGGTCAGTTGGAGTAAGTCCTGATTATACAGTTCTTGTTTGGCTAGGAAACTTTAATCAAAAATCTATTTTTTCATTATCAGGAGTGGAAACAGCAGGGAACTTATTATTTAAAGTTTTTAATATAGTGGATATAAACTCAAAAACTTTTGAAAAACCCATAGATGATTTAAAAGAAATAGAAATTGATGAAAAAACAGGTTATAGAAAATTTTATGATGTAGAGAGTAAAAAAGTTCTATATCCTAAGGATGCAAAGTTATTGAGAATATCTCCATACTATAAAAAAATATTTGTTGATGAAGATGATATGGAGATTGATTCAAGGAGTCCAAATTTTGATAAGAGAAAAGAAAAAATTGTGATAGAATATCCAATAGAGGTTTCAAACTATTTCTTTGTAAATGGCGTCAGAGAAAATAAGAATGTAAAAATTGCTTATCCAGTGCAAAACTTAAACATCTTTGTTCCAAAAGATTTTGATGGCTACAAAAAGGTGTCTATGAAATTATATAATCCTAATAATGAATATGTATATTGGTACCTTGATGAAGATTATGTAGGTTATTCAAATGAGAAAGAGAAATTTTTTGAGCTTGATATAGGAAAACATAAACTTACTATTGTTACAGAAAATGGAGGAAGAGAAGAAGTTAAATTTAATATTAATAAGAGGTAG